Proteins encoded within one genomic window of Empedobacter falsenii:
- a CDS encoding AAA family ATPase, with translation MKLKDLSNQLEISLGSLQNFINDFNIDLSFCIDENFNVTQQFIAFSEENKDFLKKYAEDYSKEKTIEEIAKTIGAKEEEVLHFFVTNGIPAEVAKQMKTGVSSYLIHSYIGGKYPFIEKAFPQCEDFSGKSLVGYTDLYFYMTDMLDPFISKDQIESWGISKPAGLILYGPPGSGKIYWAKKIADMIGYEFVHIFNDYLVGNFDNKKNKFSDFLSKKMNQPKTLLFIDSFDEILHSTSVNTIYPEMVDLFYSVLRHIQKNDTKELLIVGAVESLANLNDEIVAPGRFDLHIPIFPPTFDERKQLLLHHMTANLAQDSPLLSILKNQNALNKDFWTPYAAEMRLFSNTMMIDFTQSLKKRLYALYRKDETKNIVMTEKVLFSAFQEAKSKLTPDYLKHCAIFLTEAKQNVGQDFPHRLIELNADLEFYLSSKEIPITKIGFKQSDEAISPTAQPAVEETKEVQNK, from the coding sequence ATGAAATTAAAAGATTTATCTAATCAACTCGAAATATCTTTAGGAAGTTTACAGAATTTTATCAATGATTTTAATATTGATTTGAGTTTTTGTATTGACGAAAATTTTAATGTAACACAACAATTTATAGCATTTTCGGAAGAGAATAAAGACTTCTTAAAAAAATATGCAGAAGATTATTCCAAAGAAAAAACAATAGAAGAAATCGCTAAAACAATTGGAGCGAAAGAAGAAGAAGTGCTTCATTTTTTTGTAACAAATGGAATTCCTGCTGAGGTTGCAAAGCAGATGAAAACGGGTGTGTCAAGTTATTTGATTCATTCTTACATTGGGGGAAAATATCCGTTTATAGAAAAAGCATTTCCGCAATGCGAAGATTTTTCTGGTAAAAGCTTAGTCGGTTATACTGATTTGTATTTTTATATGACTGATATGTTAGATCCATTTATAAGCAAAGATCAAATAGAAAGTTGGGGAATCTCAAAACCTGCGGGATTGATTTTGTATGGACCTCCAGGTAGTGGAAAAATATATTGGGCAAAGAAAATAGCGGATATGATTGGTTATGAATTTGTACATATTTTCAATGATTATTTAGTTGGGAATTTTGATAACAAAAAGAATAAATTCTCCGATTTTCTTTCAAAAAAGATGAATCAACCCAAAACATTATTGTTTATTGATTCGTTCGACGAAATACTACATTCTACTTCTGTAAATACCATTTATCCAGAAATGGTCGATTTGTTTTATTCCGTTCTTAGACATATTCAGAAAAATGACACGAAAGAACTTTTGATTGTTGGAGCTGTTGAATCTTTGGCAAATTTGAATGATGAAATCGTTGCGCCTGGTCGTTTTGATTTACATATTCCTATTTTTCCTCCAACTTTTGACGAGCGCAAACAATTACTTTTACACCACATGACCGCAAATCTGGCACAAGATTCTCCGTTATTATCAATTTTGAAAAATCAAAATGCATTGAACAAAGATTTCTGGACGCCTTATGCGGCTGAAATGAGACTTTTTTCAAACACAATGATGATTGATTTTACACAATCGCTTAAAAAACGTTTGTACGCGTTGTATAGAAAAGATGAAACGAAAAATATTGTGATGACAGAAAAGGTATTGTTTTCGGCATTCCAAGAAGCAAAATCGAAATTAACGCCTGATTATTTAAAACATTGTGCAATTTTCTTAACAGAAGCCAAGCAAAATGTTGGTCAAGATTTTCCACATCGTCTGATCGAATTAAATGCTGATTTAGAGTTTTATTTATCATCAAAAGAAATTCCGATTACTAAAATTGGTTTCAAGCAAAGTGATGAAGCAATTTCTCCTACAGCTCAACCAGCAGTTGAAGAAACTAAAGAAGTTCAAAATAAATAA
- a CDS encoding META domain-containing protein translates to MKKIVTLFSATILMSFIATSCSTSASTAKIKPKSEVSISNQNWYLINDNNVVKGLYDKDVMLIIDEANSTVSGFAGCNNFNADFTKVSGVTSFVNFSETKMACPNLQEEKAFLSMLKSVNRYEVSGKELHLYKGNILLLTFKTL, encoded by the coding sequence ATGAAAAAGATTGTAACTTTATTTTCAGCAACTATTTTGATGAGTTTTATAGCAACTTCTTGTTCTACAAGCGCAAGTACTGCTAAAATTAAACCTAAATCGGAAGTTTCGATTTCAAATCAAAATTGGTATTTGATCAACGATAACAACGTAGTAAAAGGTTTGTACGATAAGGACGTAATGTTGATTATTGACGAAGCGAATTCGACTGTAAGTGGTTTTGCGGGTTGCAACAATTTCAATGCTGATTTTACAAAAGTTAGCGGCGTAACAAGCTTTGTTAATTTTTCTGAAACTAAAATGGCTTGTCCTAATTTGCAAGAAGAAAAAGCATTTTTATCGATGTTGAAAAGTGTAAATCGTTACGAAGTTTCTGGAAAAGAATTACATCTTTACAAAGGAAATATCTTATTATTAACATTTAAAACTTTGTAA
- the pheT gene encoding phenylalanine--tRNA ligase subunit beta, with protein sequence MKISYNWLKTYIDTDITLDEVSATLTSTGLEVEGVEQVGGAKNYLETVLVGKVLSAVPHPNADKLKVTKIDLGDGKETQIVCGAPNVAAGQNVPVATVGTVLPSPDGEFKIKKAKIRGEESFGMICSEVELGIGTDHSGILVLPEDLKPGTSTFDLFGKNDEVDHEIEIGLTPNRADAMSHFGVARDLHAALKTRDIASTFKTYDVSNYPTTDFGKSPISIEVKDTEAAPRYAGVYLKNVKVTESPDWLKNRLKVIGLSPINNVVDITNYILHDLGQPLHAFDAAKIEGNKVIVQKLAEGTKFTTLDGVERTLKGHELMICNENNPMCIAGVFGGKDSGVSDATTTIFLESAYFEPVTIRKGAKAHALNTDASFRFERGIDPNTTIDALKKAAMMLVEIAGAEIASNIDDIYENPIQNFNVKLRLHKVVELLGVEIPEHKIKSILENLEIKILAENDGILDLEVPAYRVDVQRDVDLIEDILRIYGYDNIEIPSKFSFSYVPNQKVSPDKIEDFIARQLISFGFNEAMNNSLTKKEYEEVFFYPEGESVAMLNPLSADLAVMRRTLLNGLLENVAFNINRRNSDVKLFEFGKVYRKIDGIYEENKCLGIVLSGNFNSESWTGNLRKASFADLKGLIKQIFVRLDIQITDELPAKDDNFLDGIEFISSQKSLGKLGIISKKLAKKLGVNQDVFFAQLNWDAMVALANKHDLKYKEISKFPGSRRDLALLLDSSVKYEELYKATKEVKTNLLKAVNLFDVYEGDKLPTGKKSYALSFMIQDENKTLSDQEIDGLMNKLIKLYQEKFNAELR encoded by the coding sequence ATGAAAATTTCATACAATTGGCTAAAAACCTACATTGATACAGATATCACACTTGATGAAGTGTCTGCTACACTTACAAGTACAGGTCTTGAAGTAGAAGGTGTAGAGCAAGTAGGTGGAGCTAAAAATTATTTGGAAACCGTATTAGTTGGTAAAGTTTTATCAGCTGTACCTCATCCAAATGCAGATAAATTAAAAGTTACTAAAATAGATTTAGGAGACGGAAAAGAAACGCAAATTGTTTGTGGTGCTCCTAATGTTGCAGCGGGTCAAAATGTACCTGTGGCAACTGTCGGAACGGTTTTACCTTCGCCAGATGGTGAATTTAAAATCAAGAAGGCAAAAATTCGTGGTGAAGAATCTTTCGGAATGATTTGCTCTGAAGTAGAATTAGGAATTGGTACAGATCATTCTGGTATTTTAGTTTTACCAGAAGATTTAAAACCTGGAACTTCTACGTTTGATCTTTTCGGAAAAAATGATGAAGTTGATCACGAAATCGAAATTGGTTTAACGCCAAATCGTGCAGATGCAATGTCACATTTCGGTGTAGCGCGTGATTTACACGCTGCTCTTAAAACTCGTGATATTGCGTCAACATTCAAAACATATGATGTATCAAATTATCCTACGACAGATTTCGGAAAAAGCCCTATTTCTATCGAGGTTAAAGATACAGAAGCAGCGCCTCGTTATGCAGGTGTTTACTTAAAAAATGTAAAAGTTACTGAGTCGCCAGATTGGTTAAAAAATCGTTTGAAAGTTATCGGATTATCGCCAATTAATAATGTGGTTGATATTACCAATTACATTTTACACGATTTAGGACAACCTTTACATGCTTTTGATGCAGCTAAAATTGAAGGAAATAAAGTGATCGTTCAAAAATTAGCAGAAGGAACAAAATTCACAACTTTAGATGGCGTTGAACGTACATTAAAAGGACATGAATTGATGATTTGCAACGAAAATAATCCAATGTGTATTGCGGGAGTTTTCGGAGGAAAAGATTCTGGAGTTTCAGATGCTACGACAACTATTTTCTTAGAATCAGCATATTTTGAACCTGTAACAATTCGTAAAGGTGCAAAAGCACATGCGTTGAATACAGATGCTTCTTTCCGCTTTGAACGTGGAATTGATCCTAACACAACAATCGATGCATTGAAAAAAGCTGCAATGATGTTAGTTGAAATCGCTGGCGCTGAAATTGCATCTAATATTGATGATATTTACGAAAATCCAATTCAAAACTTTAATGTAAAATTACGTTTACATAAAGTGGTTGAATTATTAGGAGTTGAAATTCCAGAACATAAAATAAAATCGATTTTAGAGAATTTAGAAATTAAAATTTTGGCAGAAAATGATGGAATTTTAGATTTAGAAGTTCCTGCTTATCGTGTAGATGTACAACGTGATGTGGATTTGATTGAAGATATTTTGAGAATTTATGGATACGATAATATTGAAATTCCTTCAAAATTCTCGTTTTCTTATGTTCCAAATCAAAAAGTTAGTCCAGATAAAATCGAAGATTTTATTGCGCGTCAATTGATTTCTTTCGGATTCAATGAAGCGATGAATAACTCGTTAACGAAAAAAGAATACGAAGAAGTTTTCTTTTATCCAGAAGGAGAAAGTGTTGCCATGTTAAATCCGCTTTCGGCTGATTTAGCTGTAATGCGCCGCACTTTGTTGAATGGTTTATTAGAAAATGTTGCGTTTAATATCAACCGTCGTAATTCGGATGTTAAATTATTCGAATTTGGGAAAGTTTACCGCAAAATTGATGGGATTTACGAAGAAAATAAATGTTTAGGAATCGTTCTTTCAGGAAACTTTAATAGCGAATCGTGGACAGGAAATTTACGTAAAGCTTCATTTGCTGATTTAAAAGGTTTGATTAAACAAATTTTTGTTCGATTAGATATTCAAATTACAGATGAATTACCTGCAAAAGATGATAATTTCTTAGATGGAATTGAGTTTATTTCTAGTCAAAAATCATTAGGAAAACTAGGAATCATCAGCAAAAAATTAGCGAAAAAATTAGGCGTTAATCAAGATGTTTTCTTTGCTCAATTAAATTGGGATGCAATGGTTGCTTTAGCAAACAAACACGATTTGAAATACAAAGAAATCTCTAAATTTCCAGGTTCTCGTAGAGATTTAGCTTTATTACTTGATTCTTCTGTGAAATATGAAGAATTGTACAAAGCGACAAAAGAAGTGAAAACGAATTTGTTGAAAGCTGTTAATTTATTTGACGTTTACGAAGGAGATAAATTGCCAACTGGTAAAAAATCGTATGCTTTAAGTTTTATGATTCAAGACGAAAATAAAACATTAAGCGATCAAGAAATTGATGGTTTAATGAATAAATTAATCAAATTGTATCAAGAAAAATTCAACGCTGAGTTGAGATAA
- the dnaN gene encoding DNA polymerase III subunit beta: protein MKFIVSSNTLLKNVNLIGGVINSNNTLPILDNFLFELDGSQLTITGSDLETTISTTLEVESNDNGKIAIPSKILTDTLKTFPAQPLTFIQKEGNTLEIVSEQGNYQLAFEDANEYPQTPDIEDASSTTLSASILSEAIIKTIFATGNDELRPIMTGVFFQANADVFRFVATDAHRLVKYTRNGLDNLQAAEYIMPKKPLNLLKNILGGNNDDVTIEYNNTNTRFSFQNIVLTCRLIDGKYPNYEAVIPKENPNVLTINRNLFLTSLKRVAIFSNKTTNQVRLKLVGNSLTISAEDIDFANKAEERLPCDYNGTDLQIGFNSRFLIEMLNNLQSEEITLEMSEPNRAGIIKPVDGLEDGEEILMLVMPVMLNA, encoded by the coding sequence ATGAAATTTATTGTATCGAGCAACACGTTATTAAAAAATGTTAACTTAATCGGAGGAGTTATTAACTCTAATAATACTTTACCAATCCTTGATAATTTTTTATTCGAATTGGATGGTAGCCAATTAACTATCACTGGTTCTGATTTAGAAACAACAATTTCAACAACTTTAGAAGTTGAGTCTAATGATAATGGAAAAATTGCAATTCCATCAAAAATCTTAACTGACACGTTGAAAACTTTCCCAGCGCAACCACTTACTTTTATCCAAAAAGAAGGAAATACGTTGGAAATTGTTTCAGAACAAGGAAATTACCAGTTAGCATTTGAAGACGCAAACGAATATCCTCAAACACCAGATATCGAAGACGCAAGCTCTACAACACTTAGTGCAAGCATTTTATCAGAGGCTATTATCAAAACTATTTTTGCGACAGGGAACGACGAATTACGTCCAATTATGACAGGAGTTTTCTTCCAAGCAAATGCAGATGTTTTCCGTTTTGTTGCTACAGATGCACATCGTTTGGTAAAATACACTCGCAACGGTTTAGATAATTTACAAGCTGCTGAATATATTATGCCTAAAAAACCACTTAACTTATTGAAAAATATTTTAGGAGGAAATAATGACGATGTAACAATCGAATACAACAACACAAATACACGCTTTTCATTCCAAAACATCGTATTAACTTGTCGTTTGATTGATGGTAAATATCCTAATTATGAAGCGGTAATTCCAAAAGAAAATCCAAACGTATTAACGATTAACAGAAACTTATTCTTAACATCTTTAAAACGTGTGGCAATTTTCTCTAACAAAACAACAAACCAAGTTCGATTAAAATTAGTTGGAAATTCATTGACAATTTCTGCTGAAGATATCGATTTTGCAAACAAAGCAGAAGAAAGACTTCCTTGTGATTACAACGGAACTGACTTACAAATTGGTTTCAATTCTCGTTTCTTAATCGAAATGTTGAACAATTTACAATCAGAAGAAATAACATTGGAAATGTCTGAGCCAAATCGTGCAGGAATCATCAAACCAGTTGATGGACTAGAAGATGGCGAAGAAATCTTAATGTTAGTTATGCCAGTTATGTTAAACGCATAA
- a CDS encoding GNAT family N-acetyltransferase, giving the protein MKIELNLEGKNGVFILLDENNKEVGELTFMLKEEQMLINHTGVNPKLRGQGLAEKLVLEAVDYARKNQLKIIPFCSYVSVYVGKHPEVQDVI; this is encoded by the coding sequence ATGAAAATTGAATTGAATTTAGAAGGAAAAAACGGCGTTTTTATACTTCTTGATGAGAATAATAAAGAAGTTGGCGAATTAACTTTTATGCTTAAAGAAGAACAAATGTTGATTAATCATACAGGTGTTAATCCCAAATTGAGAGGGCAAGGTTTGGCAGAAAAGTTAGTGTTAGAAGCTGTAGATTATGCAAGAAAAAATCAGTTGAAAATCATACCATTTTGTAGTTATGTGAGCGTTTATGTTGGTAAACATCCAGAAGTGCAAGATGTAATTTAG
- a CDS encoding carbonic anhydrase, translating into MNLEKVFEHNQEWVNKRLGQDEQYFDKLSAGQNPEVLYIGCSDSRVTAEELLGAEPGEVFVHRNIANMVISLDMNTTSVLDYAVEHLKVKHIVVCGHYNCGGIKSAMIPKDLGIMNPWLRNIRDVYRLHSEELNAIENEGMRYNRLVELNVQEQCVNVVKNPFVQRAMENGLEVHGWVFDLFTGKLIDLNLNFDTILENIKEIYDINE; encoded by the coding sequence ATGAATTTAGAAAAAGTTTTTGAACACAACCAAGAGTGGGTAAATAAACGTTTAGGGCAAGACGAGCAATATTTTGATAAGCTTTCGGCTGGTCAAAATCCAGAAGTGCTTTACATTGGTTGTTCAGATAGTCGTGTGACGGCAGAAGAGTTGTTGGGAGCGGAGCCAGGGGAGGTTTTTGTACACCGCAATATAGCTAATATGGTAATTAGTTTGGATATGAATACCACTTCTGTTTTGGACTATGCGGTAGAACACCTAAAAGTGAAACATATTGTAGTTTGTGGACATTATAATTGTGGTGGGATTAAATCTGCAATGATTCCGAAAGATTTAGGAATTATGAATCCTTGGTTGCGTAATATTCGTGATGTTTATCGTTTACATTCAGAAGAATTGAATGCAATCGAAAACGAAGGAATGCGTTACAACCGTTTGGTAGAGTTAAATGTACAAGAACAATGTGTAAATGTGGTAAAAAATCCTTTTGTACAACGTGCAATGGAAAATGGATTAGAAGTACATGGTTGGGTGTTCGATTTGTTTACTGGAAAATTAATTGATTTGAATTTAAACTTCGATACAATCTTAGAAAATATCAAAGAAATCTACGATATCAACGAATAA
- a CDS encoding DUF748 domain-containing protein codes for MINNRWIKRIGIALISIIAVLFILSFYISYFLNDRLPKIIAEKNDTAYNLTYEDLSFSIFNSSLSLKNVEVSPKDSLLIKDSIDATGKVKEINVVGINFIKLITKKEVAAYSININNPSVNYYLKEKKDSVKKDTAQSKVGQSIDVSNVNINNGEFNLYSQSGKKHIANVSNFSIDFDGVRFNERTADKKIPFRYSAFDIKLDSMFFVVKDQQLIRARKVRFNETDFELDNFLMKPLKMNGKMYVPNDSENDLLDIESPLLSLSKMDWGFTSEDKLYFKTDLIKFKNPKITIISAKPENKVEKETIKKVSIKTEDAELINIKKLQIENGKIRSLFSNAKTVKYAINNVALNIEGIKMNALTRTNDIPIDYKTFRIKLDSMYYRLNEMHTLTASNFDLTEKKLILKNFKMKPLISKNQFNRNYTKSNTLLDVEAPILTLNNNSWGIKNGDFYFHTNSIKLDEVNVKIIDQKNEKVIAKKVEKATEKFLINFNLGIDTIQIKQSRFIASQKFDFNNVNLTVLGLKNDYGKEFHVNHVIFKNPKFTIYGQPRRVAQREGKTSKEFNDVIKVDKISLVNGHLDVIPYQQKTPNLTLKQIQLAFNHINVDPKTIQEAIPFSYKSVLLKSSGIDFDLGKTYKMNTGTLQFQNGNLTLNQLKLTPKLSRKAYTASLDKQADLYTVSVNQLQGNGIQWGISPSKDFFLKANQIKLNQLYANIYRSLVPPDDTKRKTMFSQKLREMKFDLGVKQLQLVNSKLEYEEETAKSIGTGKLTFSSINATVKNVNSGYRKTSLPDVDVDWRSEFMNGDLRANWTFNPMNRSEKFNINGSISKLPAKNLDPFVKPYLKVSVDGFFNQIKFNFDGNDKVAGGNFGIDYQNLKVNVLRDDGSKRKLLSAVGNAAVKNDSRGKMKEEKVENIERKQDKSFFNFFLACILDGLKKALLII; via the coding sequence ATGATTAACAACCGTTGGATAAAAAGAATCGGTATCGCTTTAATTTCTATTATTGCGGTACTTTTTATTTTAAGTTTTTACATCTCCTATTTTCTGAATGATCGACTTCCAAAAATCATTGCAGAAAAAAACGATACGGCTTATAATCTGACTTACGAAGATTTGAGCTTTTCTATTTTTAATTCATCTTTATCGCTAAAAAATGTCGAAGTTTCTCCCAAAGATTCTTTGTTAATAAAGGATTCGATTGACGCAACAGGAAAAGTCAAAGAAATAAATGTTGTCGGTATCAATTTTATAAAATTAATTACCAAAAAAGAAGTTGCTGCCTATTCAATCAACATCAATAATCCTTCTGTAAATTATTATCTTAAAGAGAAAAAAGATTCGGTCAAAAAAGATACAGCACAATCCAAAGTTGGGCAAAGTATTGATGTTTCCAATGTGAATATCAACAATGGCGAGTTTAATTTGTATTCTCAATCTGGAAAAAAACATATTGCAAATGTTTCTAATTTTTCGATCGATTTCGACGGCGTTCGTTTCAATGAGCGAACAGCGGACAAAAAAATTCCGTTCAGATATTCTGCTTTTGACATCAAATTAGATTCGATGTTTTTTGTAGTAAAAGATCAACAATTGATTAGAGCACGAAAAGTTCGTTTTAATGAAACTGATTTTGAGTTGGACAATTTCTTGATGAAACCGCTCAAAATGAACGGAAAAATGTACGTTCCAAACGATTCTGAAAATGATTTATTGGATATTGAATCACCACTTCTTTCACTTTCCAAGATGGATTGGGGATTTACTTCGGAAGATAAATTATATTTTAAAACAGATTTAATCAAATTCAAAAATCCAAAAATTACCATTATTTCTGCTAAACCAGAGAATAAAGTTGAGAAAGAAACAATCAAAAAAGTAAGCATAAAAACGGAAGATGCGGAGTTAATTAATATCAAAAAATTGCAAATAGAAAACGGTAAAATTCGTTCACTTTTCTCTAATGCAAAAACGGTAAAATATGCAATAAACAATGTTGCATTAAATATCGAAGGAATAAAAATGAATGCGTTGACGCGAACAAATGATATTCCGATTGATTACAAAACTTTCCGTATTAAGTTGGATTCGATGTATTATCGATTGAATGAAATGCACACATTAACAGCATCTAATTTTGATTTGACAGAAAAGAAATTGATTCTGAAAAATTTCAAAATGAAACCATTGATTTCAAAAAATCAATTTAATAGAAACTATACAAAATCAAATACGTTATTAGATGTCGAAGCGCCAATTTTGACGTTGAATAATAACAGTTGGGGAATAAAAAATGGTGATTTCTATTTTCATACAAATTCAATCAAATTGGATGAGGTAAATGTGAAAATCATCGATCAAAAGAATGAAAAAGTTATTGCGAAGAAAGTTGAAAAAGCAACAGAAAAGTTCTTGATTAATTTTAATCTTGGAATTGATACGATTCAAATCAAGCAATCTCGTTTTATTGCTTCACAAAAATTTGATTTCAATAATGTTAATTTGACGGTTTTAGGATTGAAAAATGATTATGGGAAAGAATTTCATGTTAATCATGTTATTTTCAAAAATCCAAAATTTACAATTTATGGACAGCCAAGACGAGTGGCGCAGCGCGAAGGAAAAACCTCAAAAGAGTTTAATGATGTTATAAAAGTTGATAAAATTTCGTTGGTAAATGGACATTTAGATGTGATTCCTTATCAACAAAAAACGCCGAATTTAACATTGAAGCAAATTCAGTTAGCATTTAATCATATTAATGTTGATCCAAAAACAATTCAAGAAGCGATTCCTTTTTCTTATAAATCTGTATTACTGAAATCTTCGGGAATTGATTTCGATTTAGGAAAAACGTATAAGATGAATACTGGAACTTTGCAGTTTCAGAATGGGAATTTGACCTTAAACCAATTAAAATTAACACCAAAACTTTCTCGAAAAGCGTATACAGCTTCATTAGATAAACAGGCCGATTTATACACTGTTTCTGTCAATCAATTACAAGGAAATGGAATTCAGTGGGGAATTTCTCCATCCAAAGATTTCTTTTTGAAAGCAAATCAAATAAAATTGAACCAGCTTTATGCTAACATTTATAGAAGTTTGGTTCCGCCTGATGACACAAAACGTAAAACAATGTTTTCACAAAAATTACGCGAAATGAAATTTGATTTAGGGGTGAAACAATTGCAATTGGTCAACTCTAAATTAGAATATGAAGAGGAAACGGCTAAAAGTATCGGAACAGGAAAATTGACGTTTTCATCTATAAACGCAACGGTTAAAAATGTCAATTCGGGTTATCGTAAAACATCTTTACCAGACGTTGATGTTGATTGGCGTTCAGAATTTATGAATGGAGATTTGCGTGCAAATTGGACATTTAATCCAATGAATCGTTCAGAGAAATTTAATATCAATGGTTCAATTTCAAAACTTCCTGCAAAAAATCTCGATCCTTTTGTGAAACCATATCTTAAGGTTTCTGTAGACGGATTTTTCAATCAAATAAAATTTAATTTTGATGGAAATGATAAAGTTGCTGGAGGAAATTTTGGAATAGATTATCAAAATTTGAAAGTGAATGTTTTGCGTGATGATGGTTCGAAAAGGAAATTATTATCAGCAGTTGGAAATGCGGCGGTAAAGAATGATTCTCGTGGAAAAATGAAAGAAGAAAAAGTAGAAAATATCGAACGAAAACAGGATAAATCATTTTTTAATTTCTTTTTAGCTTGTATCTTAGACGGTCTTAAAAAAGCACTTTTAATTATTTAA
- a CDS encoding SDR family NAD(P)-dependent oxidoreductase — translation MKRTVFITGATSGIGMATAKKLAPNYRLILCGRRQDRLDEIQAELSQITEVKTIQFDVRDKEAVFNAVESLENEWKNIDVLINNAGNAHGLAPFDTADLEDLEAMIDINVKGLIYVSKAIIPILKESSNAHIINLSSIAGKEVYPNGGTYCASKAAVESLSKGMRYDLLPYGIKVSNIAPGAVETEFSLVRFKGNQELSDNVYKGFEPLVGEDIANAIEYLLQQPEHVQIADVTIFPKAQAGGTVIYKG, via the coding sequence ATGAAAAGAACAGTCTTCATAACCGGAGCAACATCTGGCATAGGAATGGCGACAGCAAAGAAATTAGCACCAAATTATCGTTTAATTTTGTGTGGGCGTCGTCAAGATCGATTAGATGAAATTCAGGCAGAATTGAGTCAAATTACGGAAGTTAAAACCATTCAATTTGATGTTCGAGACAAGGAAGCTGTTTTTAATGCAGTAGAAAGTTTAGAAAATGAGTGGAAAAATATTGATGTTTTAATCAATAATGCAGGAAATGCACACGGATTAGCACCTTTTGATACAGCTGATTTGGAAGATTTGGAAGCGATGATTGATATCAATGTAAAAGGATTAATTTACGTTTCGAAAGCAATTATTCCAATTCTTAAAGAATCATCAAATGCGCATATCATCAACCTTTCGTCGATTGCAGGAAAAGAAGTTTATCCAAATGGAGGAACATATTGTGCGTCGAAAGCGGCAGTAGAATCGTTGAGCAAAGGAATGCGTTATGATTTGTTGCCTTACGGAATCAAAGTTTCCAATATTGCGCCAGGAGCAGTGGAAACAGAATTTTCTTTGGTTCGTTTCAAAGGAAATCAAGAACTTTCTGATAATGTATACAAAGGTTTTGAGCCATTGGTTGGAGAGGATATTGCAAATGCAATAGAGTATTTGTTGCAACAACCAGAACATGTACAAATTGCCGATGTTACAATCTTTCCAAAAGCGCAAGCTGGAGGAACTGTTATTTATAAAGGATAA
- a CDS encoding RNA polymerase sigma factor, with product MNQETFKTSVFVHKDKLYRFARRILISDDEAFDVVQEILMKLWEKRDSLIEVDNIEAYAMRMVNYECINRLRKFDVRENYKNTTQINLSIQEDPQEIKPIILNLINQLPDKQRKVMHLKDVEELEIKEIAEILEMEENAIRVNLMRARQKVREQLEVFFENEERAIYYK from the coding sequence ATGAATCAAGAAACGTTTAAAACATCGGTATTTGTCCACAAGGATAAGCTGTATCGTTTTGCGCGTAGGATTTTGATTAGTGATGATGAAGCGTTTGATGTTGTGCAAGAAATATTAATGAAATTGTGGGAAAAACGCGATTCGTTAATTGAAGTGGACAACATTGAGGCTTATGCAATGCGAATGGTAAATTATGAATGTATAAATCGATTACGAAAATTTGATGTTCGAGAGAATTATAAAAATACAACGCAAATCAATTTGAGTATTCAAGAAGATCCACAAGAAATAAAACCGATTATTCTAAATTTGATTAATCAATTACCAGACAAACAACGCAAAGTAATGCATCTGAAAGATGTAGAAGAACTCGAAATAAAAGAAATTGCTGAAATTCTGGAAATGGAAGAAAATGCAATTCGAGTAAATTTGATGAGAGCAAGACAAAAAGTAAGAGAACAATTAGAAGTTTTTTTTGAAAATGAAGAAAGAGCAATCTATTATAAATAA